Proteins from a single region of Candidatus Delongbacteria bacterium:
- the rimO gene encoding 30S ribosomal protein S12 methylthiotransferase RimO: MKEALAIYVHTVGCAKNLVDSEILLGQMGDAVRLVEEGDAADLIIINTCGFIDAAREESIEAVLEAVRLKGERPGRRVAVMGCLSERYRAEMRSELPELDGVYGVGEFGALLRDAGLKPGPATQGGPDELELFTRRVLLSPAHSAYLRISDGCDQHCTYCSIPLMRGRMRSRQPDDLLREAEHLVKRGVQEINIIGQEISSYGRDLAGPDIVDLLGRLDGCGAPWLRLLYSHPPLVDERFAAAMAAGRHILPYLDFPVEHVSGHVLSRMARRGDAHSLGAQVEMLRKTVPGLILRSSLIVGFPGEREADFLELLDFLRAHPFDRLGVFLWSPEEGTPALKYGEQVPREVAEERRDRIMEEQMARSLEANQALIGQRDRILVDECEPGATGSLGRSYRDALDIDNSVDLQGRFRPGEFVDVEYVDALEYDLIARPV, encoded by the coding sequence TTGAAGGAAGCCCTGGCGATCTACGTTCACACCGTGGGCTGTGCCAAGAACCTGGTGGACTCCGAGATCCTCCTGGGCCAGATGGGCGACGCCGTCCGGCTGGTGGAGGAGGGAGACGCGGCCGATCTGATCATCATCAACACCTGTGGCTTCATCGACGCCGCCCGGGAAGAGAGCATCGAGGCCGTGCTCGAGGCCGTGCGCCTGAAGGGCGAACGCCCCGGCCGGCGCGTGGCCGTGATGGGCTGCCTGAGCGAACGCTACCGCGCGGAGATGCGCAGCGAGCTGCCCGAGTTGGACGGTGTCTACGGCGTGGGCGAGTTCGGCGCCCTGCTGCGCGACGCTGGCCTAAAGCCCGGTCCGGCCACCCAGGGCGGCCCCGACGAACTCGAGCTCTTCACCCGCCGCGTGCTGCTCAGCCCGGCCCACAGCGCCTATCTGCGGATCTCAGACGGCTGCGACCAGCACTGCACCTACTGCAGCATCCCGCTCATGCGCGGCCGGATGCGCTCGCGCCAGCCCGACGACCTACTGCGCGAGGCCGAGCATCTGGTCAAGCGCGGGGTGCAGGAGATCAACATCATCGGGCAGGAAATCTCCAGCTACGGGCGAGATCTCGCCGGCCCGGACATCGTGGACCTGCTGGGCCGCCTGGACGGCTGTGGCGCGCCCTGGCTGCGCCTGCTCTACAGCCATCCGCCGCTGGTGGACGAGCGCTTCGCCGCGGCCATGGCCGCCGGCCGCCACATCCTGCCCTATCTGGATTTCCCCGTCGAGCACGTCAGCGGCCACGTGCTGAGCCGGATGGCCCGCCGGGGCGACGCCCACAGCCTGGGCGCACAGGTGGAGATGCTGCGCAAGACAGTGCCCGGCCTGATCCTGCGCAGCTCGCTGATCGTGGGCTTCCCGGGCGAGCGCGAGGCGGACTTCCTCGAGCTGCTGGACTTCCTGCGTGCCCACCCCTTCGACCGGCTGGGCGTCTTCCTCTGGTCGCCCGAGGAGGGCACTCCGGCCCTCAAGTATGGCGAGCAGGTCCCGCGCGAAGTGGCCGAGGAGCGCCGCGACCGGATCATGGAGGAGCAGATGGCGCGCAGCCTGGAGGCCAACCAGGCGCTCATCGGGCAGCGCGACCGCATCCTGGTGGACGAGTGCGAGCCGGGGGCCACGGGCAGCCTGGGCCGCAGCTACCGGGACGCGCTGGACATCGACAACTCCGTCGACCTGCAGGGCCGCTTCCGGCCCGGCGAGTTCGTGGACGTGGAATACGTGGACGCGCTGGAGTACGATCTGATCGCGCGACCCGTCTAA